Proteins from a genomic interval of Sander vitreus isolate 19-12246 chromosome 6, sanVit1, whole genome shotgun sequence:
- the kif13a gene encoding kinesin-like protein KIF13A isoform X2 yields the protein MSDSKVKVAVRVRPMNRREIELNTKCVVDMEDNQTVLYPPPSNTKGDNRKQSKVFAFDHCFWSMDESNVPKYAGQEVVFKCLGEGILENAFQGYNACIFAYGQTGSGKSFSMMGNGDQPGLIPRLCCSLFERVHREENEGHTFKVEVSYMEIYNEKVRDLLDPKGSRHSLKVREHKVLGPYVDGLSQLAVTNFEDIEVLMSEGNKSRTVAATNMNEESSRSHGVFSIIVTQTLYDLQSGNSGEKVSKMSLVDLAGSERVSKTGAAGERLKEGSNINKSLTTLGCVISALADQSAGKGKAKFVPYRDSVLTWLLKDNLGGNSKTAMIATVSPAADNYEETLSTLRYADRAKRIVNHAVVNEDPNARIIRELREEVEKLKVQLSQAESLKAPELKEKLHESEKLIQEMTVTWEEKLRKTEEIATERQKQLESMGISLETSGIKVGEDKCFLVNLNADPALNELLVYYLKEHTRVGADTSQDIQLFGIGIQLEHCVLELCPDGDVTLMPIGNARTCVNGTMIDSLVHLWHGDRILWGNNHFFRINLPKRKRRDRLKELERASPRESFIEADVETASEASSEQDYSYEFAQMEVIMKTLGNNDPMQNVVQVLEKQYLEEKQTALEEQRVMYERELESLRQQLSPEKTAQHHRSSSERLTFPTHTPHGKLRLWTEERDELFRQSLSRLREQVVKANTLVREANFLAEEMNKLTDYQVTLQIPAANLSANRKRGAIVSEPAIQVRRKGKGTQVWTIEKLENKLVDMRDHYRDWKEGTDEMYNKADSKHCDLFYEAQENHNLIGVANIFLECLFHDVKLQYAVPIISQQGEVAGRLHIELMRVSGVVPERLSGGDDSSENSSESSCYEVMDTNGEIVHMAKRLTCRVRIREATGLPLNLSNFVFCQYTFWEHGEPTVAPPMVSPDRPSPRSPDAQFTVQFDHCKDYAVHVTDEFLEFISDGALAIEVWGHRCAGNGHSLWELDALEAKTQTLRDRWSEVSRRIELVISIQELNEQGEYSSVELHPGKDISTGGVFQLRQGHSRRLQVCVKPVQNSGTLPLLVEAVLSVSIGCVSARSTKLQRPLDSYQREKEDDMDSYQEEDLNCVRERWSEALIKRREYLDEQIKKIINKHEKSEEDIEREARLVEQWVGLTEERNAVLVPAPGSGIPGAPADWTPPTGVEAHIPVLFLDLNADNLTVNEQLTGPHAAGVNSILPKEHGSQFFYLPIIRHSDEEVSAVCSWDSSIHDSVHLNRITSPNERIYLIIKATVQLSHPASMELVLRKRIAVNIYNKQSFTQSLKRRMSLKNALYSCGVTYEIVSNIPKASEEPEERETLALMAARGDTEETQDGETYIEKYTRGVLEVENILSLERLRQAVTVKEVLTTKGRHLRRSISTPNVQHSSCSKTDLTGCEDEDCKDHCDHVDSTNCNPPEGSLCTTPIKSKENPGLVPENPSFFNSSPFKVLSPQPPKFLKSLLPVKEENKAKKVLEARPLLGQESMRSCVDSPALLPPPCPWRRPRAGSEGHCKPSTSTSTPTSTPTSRQLSHTLPHTADSEDEETGADVTLNLNRGPQDHSSFQPYIPEDFANFEIYNANLENQEGFLSSRSDLKGSRCGGGSGEKEVPRSPTASSCTSGYFSHSASNATLSDMPFSASESSDQLSCPSRDPHDSLGCPAGRGCTQTKSVSAGSDTQQTPLSGGGQELLIHPGSSPVRDKQQTFPLPHNFVLSASQEFTDFKGADDSSGDSDLAHFTEGWEKECLEKETCDTGNQRSSDLSGIINSSVPEDTSTTTCNCPNNTGSVSVAVSCPNTTVVCTSARTPVSVPDKVPAPSPASPSPVTPLSTAPSSAPTPRAGGEPPIEEPAQGDLPHGSPCPSPNPSSAEPSGDSSGDESTPVAQLPDWMAPGEQVWVGKRRGTVHYVGGVEFAKGIWIGVKLDMAVGKHNGTVQGRVYFRCPPGHGVFVKPSRLTRGPPSMDTEPQTLIR from the exons GAAACAATCTAAG GTGTTCGCTTTTGACCACTGTTTCTGGTCCATGGATGAGTCCAACGTTCCCAAATATGCTG GTCAAGAGGTGGTGTTCAAGTGCCTTGGAGAGGGAATACTTGAAAATGCATTCCAGGGATATAATGCCTGCATATTTGCCTATGGACAAACAG GTTCAGGCAAGTCCTTTTCCATGATGGGGAATGGGGATCAGCCGGGTTTAATCCCTCGGCTCTGCTGCTCGCTGTTTGAGAGGGTCCACAGAGAGGAGAACGAGGGCCATACTTTTAAGGTGGAGGTGTCCTACATGGAGATCTACAATGAGAAGGTCCGTGACCTGCTCGATCCCAAAGG GAGCCGACATTCCCTGAAAGTTCGGGAACACAAAGTCTTGGGTCCATACGTGGATGGTCTGTCTCAGCTGGCTGTGACCAACTTTGAG GACATTGAGGTGTTAATGTCAGAGGGGAACAAATCTCGCACAGTTGCAGCCACCAACATGAATGAGGAAAGCAGCCGATCACACGGCGTCTTCAGTATCATTGTCACACAAACGCTTTATGATCTACAGTCTGGG AATTCAGGGGAGAAAGTGAGCAAGATGAGTCTGGTTGACCTGGCAGGAAGTGAGCGAGTGTCCAAGACTGGAGCTGCTGGAGAGAGACTCAAAGAGGGCAGCAATATTAACAA gtctctCACCACGTTGGGCTGTGTGATTTCGGCTCTGGCTGATCAGTCTGCAGGAAAGGGGAAGGCCAAGTTTGTGCCATACAGAGACTCAGTGCTCACCTGGCTACTAAAG GACAACCTTGGCGGCAACAGCAAGACAGCCATGATAGCCACAGTGAGTCCAGCGGCTGATAACTACGAGGAGACTCTGTCCACGCTACGCTATGCCGACAGAGCCAAGAGAATCGTCAACCACGCCGTGGTGAACGAAGACCCCAACGCACGGATCATCAGAGAGCTCAGGGAAGAGGTGGAGAAGCTCAAAGTTCAACTCTCTCAGGCCGAG tcattgAAGGCTCCTGAGCTGAAGGAGAAACTGCACGAGTCTGAGAAACTCATTCAGGAGATGACTGTCACCTGGGAGGAGAAACTACGAAAGACAGAGGAGATCGCCACT GAACGTCAGAAGCAGCTGGAGAGTATGGGCATCTCTCTGGAAACATCAGGGATTAAAGTGGGTGAAGACAAGTGTTTCCTTGTCAATCTGAATGCTGATCCTGCCCTAAATGAGCTACTGGTCTACTACCTGAAG GAGCACACGCGTGTTGGCGCAGACACGTCCCAGGACATCCAACTCTTTGGCATCGGTATCCAGCTGGAGCACTGCGTCCTGGAGCTCTGCCCAGACGGTGATGTCACCTTGATGCCCATAGGGAATGCCAG GACCTGTGTGAACGGAACAATGATTGATTCCTTGGTGCACCTGTGGCATGGAGATCGTATCTTATGGGGCAACAATCACTTCTTCAG GATTAATCTGCCTAAACGAAAGCGGCGGGACCGTTTAAAGGAGCTGGAGAGAGCTTCTCCCAGAGAGAGCTTCATCGAGGCAGATGTGGAGACCGCCAGCGAGGCCTCTTCTGAGCAGGACTACAGCTATGAGTTTGCCCAGATGGAGGTCATAATGAAGACTCTGGGGAACAACG ACCCCATGCAGAATGTGGTCCAGGTGCTGGAGAAGCAGTATCTGGAGGAGAAGCAGACGGCTCTAGAGGAGCAGAGGGTGATGTATGAACGTGAGCTGGAGTCGCTACGGCAACAGCTGTCTCCCGAGAAAACGGCCCAACACCACCGGAGCAGCAGCGAGCGCCTTACGTTCCCGACGCACACACCACACGGCAAACTGCGACTGTGGACCGAGGAGCG cGATGAGCTTTTTCGCCAGAGCCTGTCTCGACTCAGGGAGCAGGTCGTGAAAGCCAACACCTTGGTGCGAGAAGCCAACTTTTTGGCAGAGGAGATGAACAAACTGACTGACTATCAGGTCACCCTTCAGATTCCTGCAGCCAACCTCAGCGCCAACCGCAAG CGTGGAGCAATAGTAAGCGAGCCGGCCATTCAGGTGCGGCGAAAAGGAAAGGGGACCCAGGTGTGGACCattgagaagctggaaaacaAACTGGTGGATATGAGAGACCACTACAGGGACTGGAAGGAAGGCACAGATGAGATG tATAACAAGGCAGACAGTAAACACTGTGACCTATTCTATGAGGCCCAAGAGAACCACAACCTGATAGGAGTGGCCAACATATTTCTGGAGTGCCTTTTCCATGATGTCAAACTGCAGTATGCAGTCCCCATCATCAGCCAACAGGGAGAG GTAGCAGGCAGGCTGCACATTGAGCTGATGCGAGTGAGTGGCGTCGTACCAGAGCGCCTGTCTGGGGGAGACGACTCGTCGGAGAACTCCAGTGAGAGTAGCTGCTATGAAGTGATGGACACCAATGGGGAGATCGTCCACATGGCCAAGAGGCTAACCTGCAGG GTGCGGATCAGGGAGGCTACAGGTCTGCCGCTCAACCTTTCCAACTTTGTCTTCTGTCAGTACACCTTCTGGGAGCACGGTGAGCCCACTGTGGCTCCTCCCATGGTCAGCCCAGACAGACCTTCCCCTCGAAGCCCAGATGCCCAGTTTACTGTCCAGTTTGATCATTGCAAG GACTATGCTGTGCATGTGACAGATGAGTTTTTGGAGTTTATATCAGATGGAGCATTGGCCATAGAAGTGTGGGGTCACCGCTGTGCTGGGAACGGACATTCGCTCTGGGAGTTAGACGCACTGGAGGCCAAGACCCAGACGCTTCGAGACAG GTGGAGTGAGGTGTCTCGTAGGATCGAGCTGGTGATCTCCATCCAGGAGCTGAATGAGCAGGGAGAGTACTCATCTGTGGAGCTGCATCCTGGAAAAGACATCAGCACCGGAGGAGTCTTCCAACTCCGACAG GGTCACTCCAGGaggctgcaggtgtgtgtgaagCCGGTCCAAAACTCAGGTACTCTGCCTCTGCTGGTGGAGGCtgtgctgtctgtctctatcgGCTGTGTGTCTGCTCGCTCCACCAAACTACAGAGACCACTCGACAGCTACCAG agagagaaggaagacgATATGGATAGTTATCAG GAGGAAGACCTCAACTGTGTTCGAGAGCGTTGGTCAGAGGCCCTGATCAAACGTCGGGAGTACCTTGATGAACAAATCAAGAAAATCATCAACAAACACG AGAAGTCAGAGGAGGATATTGAGCGTGAGGCTCGGCTGGTGGAGCAGTGGGTTGGCCTGACTGAAGAGAGAAACGCAGTGCTGGTACCTGCACCTGGCAGTGGCATCCCTGGAGCTCCAGCAGACTG GACCCCACCTACAGGAGTGGAAGCTCACATCCCTGTTCTTTTCCTGGATTTAAATG CGGATAATCTGACAGTGAATGAGCAGCTGACCGGTCCACATGCTGCAGGCGTTAACTCTATCCTACCCAAGGAGCATGGAAGCCAGTTCTTCTATTTGCCCATTATCAGGCACAGTGATGAGGAG GTATCGGCAGTGTGTTCCTGGGACTCATCCATCCATGATTCTGTGCACCTCAACCGCATCACGTCTCCTAATGAACGCATTTATCTGATCATCAAAGCCACGGTGCAGCTCAGCCACCCTGCCTCCATGGAGCTGGTGCTCCGCAAGAGGATCGCTGTCAACATCTACAACAAACAG AGTTTCACTCAGAGTCTCAAGAGAAGAATGTCCTTAAAGAATGCGCTTTATTCTTGTGGTGTGACTTATGAGATCGTTTCCAACATACCAAAG GCCTCAGAGGAGCCAGAGGAAAGAGAAACCTTGGCCCTCATGGCTGCTCGCGGGGACACTGAGGAGACTCAGGATGGAGAAACCTACATAGAGAAGTACACACGGGGAGTTCTGGAAGTGGAGAACATCCTCAGTCTGGAGAGGCTAAGACAG GCTGTGACAGTTAAGGAAGTGCTCACTACCAAGGGGAGACACCTAAGAAGGAGTATCAGCACACCAAATGTACAGCAT TCTTCATGTAGTAAAACAGACCTGACTGGTTGTGAGGATGAAGACTGTAAG GACCACTGTGATCATGTGGACAGCACCAACTGCAATCCCCCGGAGGGCTCGCTTTGTACCACACCCATCAAAAGCAAGGAGAATCCAG GTTTGGTTCCAGAGAACCCTTCGTTTTTCAACTCCAGTCCCTTCAAAGTCCTCTCCCCTCAGCCACCTAAGTTCCTCAAGTCCCTGCTGCCTGTCAAAGAAGAGAACAAGGCGAAGAAAGTCCTGGAGGCCCGGCCGCTGCTGGGACAAGAG AGCATGCGCTCATGTGTGGACAGTCCTGCACTGCTCCCCCCTCCCTGTCCCTGGCGCCGGCCCAGGGCAGGCAGCGAGGGCCACTGCAAGccttccacctccacctccacccccaCCTCCACTCCCACCAGCAGGCAGCTCAGCCACACACTGCCACACACTGCT GACTCTGAGGATGAGGAGACGGGTGCGGACGTGACTCTGAATCTCAATCGGGGCCCTCAGGACCACAGCAGCTTCCAGCCTTACATCCCAGAGGACTTTGCCAACTTTGAGATCTACAATGCCAATCTGGAGAACCAAGAGGGGTTTCTATCTTCCCGGTCTGACTTGAAGGGAAGCCGGTGTGGAGGTGGGAGTGGAGAGAAAGAGGTGCCCCGAAGCCCCACGGCCAGCAGTTGCACTAGTGGCTACTTTTCACACAGTGCCTCCAACGCTACGTTGTCTGACATGCCTTTCAGTGCCAGTGAGAGCTCTGACCAGCTCAGCTGCCCTTCCAGAGACCCGCATGACTCTCTCGGCTGCCCTGCTGGAAGAGGCTGCACCCAAACCAAAAGTGTCTCTGCAGGAAGTGACACCCAGCAGACTCCTCTCTCAGGTGGGGGACAGGAGCTGCTCATCCACCCTGGCTCCTCGCCTGTCAGAGACAAGCAACAAACATTTCCTCTGCCTCACAACTTTGTTCTCAGTGCCAGCCAGGAGTTCACTGACTTTAAAGGGGCAGATGACAGTAGTGGAGACAGTGATTTAGCACATTTTACAGAGGGATGGGAGAAGGAGTGCTTGGAGAAAGAAACATGTGACACTGGTAATCAACGCTCCTCTGATCTCTCTGGTATTATTAACTCATCTGTTCCTGAAGACACTTCAACTACTACATGTAACTGTCCAAATAATACAGGCTCTGTTAGTGTAGCTGTGTCCTGCCCAAACACAACTGTAGTTTGCACTTCAGCCAGAACCCCAGTATCTGTGCCTGACAAAGTTCCAGCTCCATCTCCAGCATCCCCATCCCCAGTCACACCTCTATCTACAGCCCCATCCTCTGCCCCGACTCCGCGAGCAGGAGGAGAACCTCCAATCGAGGAGCCGGCACAGGGAGATCTGCCCCACGGGAGTCCCTGTCCCAGCCCAAACCCCAGCAGCGCAGAGCCCTCAGGAGATTCCAGCGGAGATGAGAGCACCCCTGTAGCTCAGCTTCCTGACTGGATGGCCCCGGGGGAGCAGGTGTGGGtggggaagaggagagggacagtCCACTATGTTGGAGGGGTGGAGTTTGCTAAAGGGATCTGGATCGGTGTGAAGCTTGACATGGCAGTGG GTAAGCACAACGGGACTGTCCAGGGCAGGGTGTACTTCCGCTGCCCGCCAGGTCACGGTGTGTTTGTGAAGCCATCTCGTCTCACCAGAGGACCGCCCTCCATGGACACAGAACCACAGACTCTCATCAGATAG